From Simonsiella muelleri ATCC 29453:
AAAGCGGATTGGTGGTTTACCACGCCTGCGGTCATTTTTCAGCCGTTGTCGGGATTGTGGATGCTACATCAGTTGGGTATGCCGTTTAGCTGGGATGGGGCGTGGTTGTGGGTAAAATGGACATTGGCTTTGTACGTGTTGGCAGGAGCGTGCTGGTTGCCTGTGGTGTGGTTGCAAATCAAAATGGCGAAAACAGCAATGTTGGCGCATCAATCGTGCGCAGACAAGCTGCCCGAAAGTTATCGTAAACAACAGTTTTGGTGGGAATTATTGGGTTATCCTGCTTTTTGTGCAACGGTTGTTTTATATTTTCTGATGGTTCTGAAACCAATGTAGTTTTCAGGTTCTTAAATTTCTATTTAAACGAAAGAAAGAATAATTGTGAATATTTTATTATTAGGCGGTTCGGGTTTTGTTGGTGGGCGCGTGGCGGCATTGTTGCGTAAACATGGACACAATGTAATCACGGCTCATCATCATGAATTGAATTTACTGAATTTGGCTGAAAATCAAGCAAAAGTATTTTTAAATCAAAAAGATGTTGTCGTGAACTGTGTGGGTGTGATGCATAAGGATGAGGCAATTTTAGAAACAATCCATCATTACGCGCCCGTTCAATTGGCGCAATGGGCGGCAGAGTGTGGAGTGCAACGTTGGGTGCAGCTTTCGGCGTTGGGGGCGTGTGAATCGCATTCGGTAGCATTTGTTGGCAGTAAAGGGCGTGGAGACATGGCGTTGTGTGCGAGCGGTTTGCAAGTAGCGATTGCGCGTCCATCTTTGGTATTTGGGCGTGGTGGGGCGAGTTGTTCTTTATTTCTGAAATTAGCGCAATTACCTGTGATTGGTTTACCAAATGGTGGAAAATTTGATTTTCAGCCTGTTCATGTGGACGATGTGGCGCAGGGCTTGGTGGCATTAGTGGAACATTCGCCAGAATATGGCACAGTAATTGATTTTACTGGAAATCAGCGATTGACTTTTGCGGACTATTTATCAGCAATGCGAGTTCAATTTCATCACGCTAAACCATTAAAAGTGATACCTATTCCAATCGGTATCATTCAGCCATTTTTGCCTATTGCCAATGTGTTAAGTAATGGTTTTTTGAGTGCAGATAACATGATTTTGTTACAAGAAGGTTCGTGTGCGGACAATGAGCAATTTGCAAAACTGTTGGGTCGGAAACCGTTGGCAGTAAAAGAATTTTATTTGTAAAATGAAATAATTAGGCAGCCTGAAAAGTTTAGTTCTGCTTTTCAGGCTGCCTGATTTTTCTAAATTAAAAAAAATAAATAAAAATAGGGAAGACAGCCGCGACCGCCGTGTAGATGAAACAACTACAAATTATGCACCAAACACTTTCATGCGTTCTTCAATTGAAGCAAATGATTTTTCGCCAGCAGGCGCGCCCATGCCACCGAATACCAGTTGTGCGCGTAATGTCCAGTTGGCTGGAATATTCCACGTTTTTGCTACTTCTGCGTCAATCACGGGGTTGTAATGCTGTAAATTTGCGCCCACAGCGGCTGCGCTCAAGGTTGTCCAAATGGCGTATTGGTTCATGGCGTTGGCGTGTTCGGCCCAGATAGGAAAATTGGCAGCGTAGGCAGGGAATTGATTTTGCAAACCTTTTATTACTTCTTGGTCTTCAAAAAATAACACGCTGCCTGCTGCGGCTTTAAACATATTTAATTTATTTTCAGTGGGTTCAAATTTATCGGCTGGTACAATTTTGCGTAATTCGCTGATGGCAATGTCCCACAATTTTTCGTGTTCTGCGCCAAACAAAACCACCATGCGAGTAGATTGTGAATTAAATGATGAAGGTGTGTGTTTGAGTGCATGTTCAACGATTTGTTTGACTTCATCTTGGCTGATGGGTAAATCTTTGTTTAAGACGTAGAGTGAACGGCGAGTTTGGGCGATTTCTTGTAAGATTTGGACTGACATTTTGTGAATTCCTATGTTGAAAAAAATTTGAATGGACGAATTATAATCAATTTGCTTGATGAAAACAGTGGTATTTTTATTGAAACAGTGTTTCTTTAGAAGAAAGAAAATAGGGTTTTAACGTATTCAGGCAGCCTGAAAATATCATGCGCCCAATCAACAAATCAACTAAATGATTTGTAGGCAGCGCGTGTTATTTTGTCTCAATGTTAATTTGTTGGCGAAATTAGCTGCAAAACGCTTATAATATTGCTCGTTTGTAAGCACTTTTGAGAAAGCTGAATCATGAATATTACCGTCATCAATCATCCCTTGGTTAAACACAAATTAACATTAATGCGCGAAGCCGATTGCAGTACAGGCAAATTCCGCACCTTAACCAAAGAATTAGCCCGATTAATGACTTACGAAGCCACGCGCGATTTTGATGTGGAAGAATACGAAATTGATGGTTGGTGTGGCACAATCACAGGACAACGCATCAAAGGCAAAACCGTTACGGTTGTACCGATTTTACGTGCAGGTTTGGGGATGTTGGACGGCGTATTGGATTTGATTCCCAGTGCGAAAATCAGCGTGGTGGGTTTACAGCGTGATGAAACCACATTGCAGCCTGTTTCTTATTTTGAGAAATTGGTGGACAAAATGGACGAACGTCCCGCGTTGATTCTTGACCCTATGTTGGCGACAGGTGGTTCTATGGTTGCCACAATTAATTTATTGAAAAGTAAAGGTTGTCGTAATATCAAAGCGTTGGTATTGGTTGCTGCGCCTGAAGGCGTGAAATTGGTAAACGATGTACACCCCGATGTAACCATTTATACCGCCGCTTTGGACAGCTATTTAAATGAAGATGGCTACATCATTCCAGGGTTGGGCGATGCGGGCGATAAAATTTTTGGTACAAAACATTGTGCGTAATTTTTCAGGCAGCGATGGTAAAGAATTATCGTATAAATGAGGTAACAAAATGAATTTTCAAGATTATTTAAATACTTTCCCCAGTATTGACCATTTGAGTCGTTTAGATGTTTGCGATGAACAAGGCAATGTGATTCACACCATTCCAGCTGTGGCAGGAAAATTGGGTAGCCTGAAATTGTATCACGCGCTCGCCCGACAGTTTGATGGCAAATTAAACGCGCAATCTGCCACTCAAGGCATTGAATGGTTCGCCGAACACGTTGCCGATGCCCAAGCCAATTCGGGTAAACATCCAAATATTGATTTGTTATTGCACGTTCAACAGCAAGGTTTGAATTATCGCCTTGTATCTCATTCTTAATTTTTTCAGGCTGCCTGATTATGAAAATTCTGTTTATTTCCAATCCAATGGAATCATTCAAAACCTATAAAGATTCCACTTATGTGATGATGCGTGAAGCCGCCAATCGCGAAATTGAACTCTATCATGCGTTGAGTAATGATGTTTTTGTTCAGCATTATGGTTTAGTGGTGGTCAAAGCTACGCCGTTCAAATTTATAGGTGCAAAACACGACCACGACCACGCATGGTTTGAATTAGAAAGTTCAGAAATTGAACCACTTACCAAATTTGATGCAGTCATTATGCGAACCGATCCACCGTTTGATTTGCAATATTTGTATACCACGCAATTGTTGAGTTTGGCGGAACGTCAGGGCGCGAAAGTGTTTAATAGCGGGCAGGCAATGCGTGATTTTAACGAAAAATTAGCCATTTTGAATTTCCCTAAATATACCGCACCCACCACCGTAACCACTTATGCCGATGATGTGCGCGAATTTCTCAGAAGCCATAAAGATATTATTGTTAAACCGCTAGATGGCATGGGGGGGATGGGGATTTTCCGTTTACGCGAAAATGATGCCAACACCAACAGTATTTTGGAAATGTTGATGCGAAACGACACGCGTACCATTATGGCGCAAGAATATTTGCCCGAAATTATGTTGGGTGACAAACGTATTTTGGTGATTAATGGTGACGTTGTGCCATACGCTTTGGCGCGAATCCCCAAGGAAGGTGAAACGCGTGGTAATTTGGCGGCTGGTGGACGCGGTATTGCGCAAAAATTAAGCAAACGCGACCGCGAAATTGCCGAAGGTCTCGCGCCTGAATTGAAACAGCGTGGGATTTTATTGGCAGGTCTGGATGTGATTGGTGATTATTTGACCGAAGTAAATGTAACCAGCCCGACTGGTTTCCAAGAGATTATGTCGCAACAATATTTTGATGTCGCACAAATGTTTATTGATGCGGTGGAAAAAGAAAGCCAAAAGAATAATTGATGAATATTTGGGCAGCCTGAAGAAAGATTTTCAGGCTGAAGCCTTTACAAAAGCGATAGCATCGCATCATGTACAAGAAGGGCAGATTTCATATCTGCCCTTATTTTTTTCTACAAAATTAAATTGGCGGCAATCATTGTGCTAT
This genomic window contains:
- a CDS encoding nitroreductase family protein; translation: MSVQILQEIAQTRRSLYVLNKDLPISQDEVKQIVEHALKHTPSSFNSQSTRMVVLFGAEHEKLWDIAISELRKIVPADKFEPTENKLNMFKAAAGSVLFFEDQEVIKGLQNQFPAYAANFPIWAEHANAMNQYAIWTTLSAAAVGANLQHYNPVIDAEVAKTWNIPANWTLRAQLVFGGMGAPAGEKSFASIEERMKVFGA
- the upp gene encoding uracil phosphoribosyltransferase, which translates into the protein MNITVINHPLVKHKLTLMREADCSTGKFRTLTKELARLMTYEATRDFDVEEYEIDGWCGTITGQRIKGKTVTVVPILRAGLGMLDGVLDLIPSAKISVVGLQRDETTLQPVSYFEKLVDKMDERPALILDPMLATGGSMVATINLLKSKGCRNIKALVLVAAPEGVKLVNDVHPDVTIYTAALDSYLNEDGYIIPGLGDAGDKIFGTKHCA
- a CDS encoding DUF2269 family protein; this encodes MNTYLVIKTLHIISATLMVGTGFGSAFYLFWANRSGSVSAQSVVSKWVIKADWWFTTPAVIFQPLSGLWMLHQLGMPFSWDGAWLWVKWTLALYVLAGACWLPVVWLQIKMAKTAMLAHQSCADKLPESYRKQQFWWELLGYPAFCATVVLYFLMVLKPM
- the gshB gene encoding glutathione synthase, with translation MKILFISNPMESFKTYKDSTYVMMREAANREIELYHALSNDVFVQHYGLVVVKATPFKFIGAKHDHDHAWFELESSEIEPLTKFDAVIMRTDPPFDLQYLYTTQLLSLAERQGAKVFNSGQAMRDFNEKLAILNFPKYTAPTTVTTYADDVREFLRSHKDIIVKPLDGMGGMGIFRLRENDANTNSILEMLMRNDTRTIMAQEYLPEIMLGDKRILVINGDVVPYALARIPKEGETRGNLAAGGRGIAQKLSKRDREIAEGLAPELKQRGILLAGLDVIGDYLTEVNVTSPTGFQEIMSQQYFDVAQMFIDAVEKESQKNN
- a CDS encoding NAD-dependent epimerase/dehydratase family protein — its product is MNILLLGGSGFVGGRVAALLRKHGHNVITAHHHELNLLNLAENQAKVFLNQKDVVVNCVGVMHKDEAILETIHHYAPVQLAQWAAECGVQRWVQLSALGACESHSVAFVGSKGRGDMALCASGLQVAIARPSLVFGRGGASCSLFLKLAQLPVIGLPNGGKFDFQPVHVDDVAQGLVALVEHSPEYGTVIDFTGNQRLTFADYLSAMRVQFHHAKPLKVIPIPIGIIQPFLPIANVLSNGFLSADNMILLQEGSCADNEQFAKLLGRKPLAVKEFYL
- a CDS encoding DUF2322 family protein yields the protein MNFQDYLNTFPSIDHLSRLDVCDEQGNVIHTIPAVAGKLGSLKLYHALARQFDGKLNAQSATQGIEWFAEHVADAQANSGKHPNIDLLLHVQQQGLNYRLVSHS